DNA sequence from the Stigmatella aurantiaca genome:
CATACAGCTCGAGCAACACGGGCCCCGCGTCGGGTGAGCTCACCTGCGCGGGCCCCTCCACGAGCGCCTGCAGCACCCGCTGGGCCAGCTCCGGCGCCTGCCCGGCCCGGAACAGATAGGTCCCCTCCGGCCGCGCGCACACGTCGCTCGCCACGCAGGGCACCCCCAGCGTCAGCGCCTCGCGCACGGAGATGGAGTCCCCGTCGTGCGTGGTGGGCCGGATGAACGCATCCCCCCGCGACATCAGGCCGAGCGCCTCGTCATGCTCCAGCTCGCCCAGGTCCTCCAGCAGCGAGGCCACCCGCGCCTCGCGCGCATCCCGGATGAACTCCGGCGCCTGGGTGCCTGGCCCGAAGACGGCGAGCCCCACGTCCGGACGCTCATTGGCGATCAGCCGCAGCGCGCGGAACATCAACATCCGCCCGTAGACGGGCGAGGGATGGTGGGCCATGACCAGCAGCGGCTTGCGCCGCGCGCGGGCCTGCTCCACGGCGGCCGTCACGGGCCCCGGCTTCACCTGCGAGGCGCAGAAGGCCGGCAGCACGAGGATCTTCTCCTCCGCCACCCCGCAGTCCACCAGCGCCTCCTTGATGGCGGGGGACACCGCCACCACCCGCGCGTAGCCCGAGAGGGCCGCACGGGCCAGCAGCCGCCGGGAACGCGCGCCCGCGAGAAAGCCGGGCAGCAGCCCCGAGTGCAGGGTGATGACCCGCGGCGAGCGGGGCCCAGGCACCCCGGCCGCGGCGGCCAGGAGCCAGGACTTCGGGTTGTTGCCGCTGGTGTGGACGTGCACCGTCCACCCAGCGCTCAAGAATCCCGCGAGCCGGAGGCCAAACCCCGCGAGGGACTGGACGGGAAGCACGTCCGGAGCCGGCCGGCCACCCTTCCCGATATCCAGAACCTTCGCCTCGAGGCCTCGGCCGCGAAGAAATTGATGAAGTTGTTGAACGTGAACCGCCACCCCACCGTGCGGCGGTGGGTAATCCCCAATCAGGAGCACTCGCATGACGCCCGGCCTTCCCTACTGAAGCGAGTCCTTGGCCGTGTTCGCGCGTTCCTTGATCCGGGGCAGGAGCCCCATCTCGCGCTGATACGTGGTGAGCGGATCCGGATCCTGGCGGATGACGCGGGCCGGCACCCCGGCGACCACCGTGGCCGCGGGCACGTCCTTGAGCACCACGGCGTTGGCGCCGATGACGGCGAAGTCCCCGATGTGGATGTTGCCGAGAATCTTCGCCCCGGCCCCGATGCGCACGTAGTCGCCAATCACCGGCGCGCCCTCGAGCCCCGAGCGGCCCCCCAGGGTGACTTGCTGGGAGATGAGGCAGTGGCGGCCCATCTTCGTGGCCTTGTGGATGACGACGCCGATGCCGCCGTACCCCACCTGCGTCCCCTCGCCGATCTCCGCCTCGAACGGGATGTGCGAGCTGTGCAGATAGTAGATGGCCTTGCGCAGCAGGTTCGGCAGCAGCGGAACCTTCTGAAGGTGCAGCTTGCGCGCCATCCGGTACAACGTCATCGCATCCACGCCCATGACTCCCTCCCCATCCCTTGCGGTGGGGCCAACCTAGGTACCCAGGCATGGGGAGGGAAGTCCTCCCCTGCCGCCTACTGGAGCGTCACCCCGCCCCGCGGGGCCGGAGACTGGCCAGGACGCGAAGCGGGCGGATCCCCGTCGCGTGCAGCACCGCCATGTATCCAATGACGAACAGCACCCCGGCGATGGCCAGCGGCAGCGCGCGCCAGAGGAAGCCCTCGGGCAGCCCGCCCCACGAGTCCAGCAGCCCGAAGCGCAGCGCGAAGACGCCCGCCCCCGCCGCCACGGCCGAAAGCCCCGCCTTGCCCAGCTCGCCCCAGGGGATGACATCCCGGATGCTCAGCGTGCGCTCCGGCGTGGACAGCGCGGCGGGCACCCGCACCAGCAAGGTCGCCTTGCCCACCACCTCCGCCAGCGCCCACGAGACGACGCCGCCCATCATCCCGAAGTAGCGCACCCCCACCCACAGGAGGGGCACCGTCACCAGCGCCTTCACCAGGTAGGACAGGAAGATGGCGCGCGTGTGGCCCCGGGCCCGGAGCACCCCATCCATGGGCAGGATGGAGAGCGCCACGCCCAGCACGCTCACCCGGAAGACGGGGACGGCGGGCAGGAACTTCGCGCCGAACAGCGCCGAGATGAACTCCGGGGCCGCGGCGAAGAGGAAC
Encoded proteins:
- a CDS encoding glycosyltransferase family 4 protein codes for the protein MRVLLIGDYPPPHGGVAVHVQQLHQFLRGRGLEAKVLDIGKGGRPAPDVLPVQSLAGFGLRLAGFLSAGWTVHVHTSGNNPKSWLLAAAAGVPGPRSPRVITLHSGLLPGFLAGARSRRLLARAALSGYARVVAVSPAIKEALVDCGVAEEKILVLPAFCASQVKPGPVTAAVEQARARRKPLLVMAHHPSPVYGRMLMFRALRLIANERPDVGLAVFGPGTQAPEFIRDAREARVASLLEDLGELEHDEALGLMSRGDAFIRPTTHDGDSISVREALTLGVPCVASDVCARPEGTYLFRAGQAPELAQRVLQALVEGPAQVSSPDAGPVLLELYAALAASQPADERPMAATY
- a CDS encoding serine O-acetyltransferase; translation: MGVDAMTLYRMARKLHLQKVPLLPNLLRKAIYYLHSSHIPFEAEIGEGTQVGYGGIGVVIHKATKMGRHCLISQQVTLGGRSGLEGAPVIGDYVRIGAGAKILGNIHIGDFAVIGANAVVLKDVPAATVVAGVPARVIRQDPDPLTTYQREMGLLPRIKERANTAKDSLQ